From Rhinatrema bivittatum chromosome 5, aRhiBiv1.1, whole genome shotgun sequence, the proteins below share one genomic window:
- the LOC115092480 gene encoding piggyBac transposable element-derived protein 3-like: MKTQKYLTVEEAVEQVLGDSEATEADIVILPPSDNLEDSDIEDINDEDLAPEVPADVCGEVEVAVESRDEEVDEDDKLLSTYCQESGDTKRKRNSEKPKPRWIKTDDFTTTMEEHAPTKLADIRPDLLQNTSFELFIEIMGEDYLEELAYMTNIYARQKLASIDTNADKITRFFGILLHSGYHHVPKEKHYWSTAEDLSNQIVPKTMSRKRFEDLKIYFHIVDNLQLPPGKAAKVEPFYTHLSAQFLKIGGVFSESLSIDESMVPYYGHHSCKMFIRGKPIRFGYKIWMMCSPDGFPFSMQIYTGAKYQPEESGTDKTEKVPLGTRVISDLISVIQEPRNHCLFFDNFFTSHNLMVELKEKGFRAIGTVRENRTGKCPLMAPKELRKKDCGEFDYRGDGDIICVRWNDSSVVTVMSNWMKPFPLQKASRYSLKEKKKVLIKQPKIIGAYNQGMGGVDLLDRLLSAYRPTLRSKKWWWNLFSNGLNMAVVAAWKIHCHLLGKEAMSHLDFLREVSTVAMKCGLSSYRIRKGGPTASISADVKASQPHFLSTTSQGRCAVCSKNTKKWCKFCGKRLHEKCFPDYHA; encoded by the coding sequence ATGAAAACTCAGAAGTACTTGACTGTTGAAGAAGCAGTTGAACAAGTTTTGGGCGATTCTGAAGCTACAGAAGCTGATATTGTGATTTTACCACCATCAGATAATTTAGAAGACTCAGATATCGAAGATATCAATGACGAAGACCTAGCACCAGAAGTACCAGCAGATGTGTGTGGTGAAGTGGAAGTTGCAGTTGAGTCACGCGATGAGGAAGTGGATGAGGATGACAAATTGCTATCAACCTATTGTCAAGAATCAGGAGATACCAAAAGAAAACGAAACTCAGAGAAGCCAAAGCCAAGATGGATCAAGACAGATGATTTCACGACCACAATGGAAGAGCATGCCCCAACAAAGTTGGCTGATATTCGTCCAGATCTTCTTCAAAACACATCATTTGAACTTTTCATAGAAATTATGGGTGAAGATTATTTAGAAGAATTAGCATACATGACAAATATATATGCCAGGCAGAAATTGGCAAGCATTGACACAAATGCTGACAAAATCACTCGTTTCTTCGGAATACTCTTGCACAGTGGCTATCACCATGTTCCAAAAGAAAAGCATTACTGGTCAACTGCAGAAGATTTGAGCAACCAAATTGTGCCAAAAACCATGTCAAGAAAACGCTTTGAGGACCTGAAAATCTATTTTCATATTGTTGACAATTTGCAACTACCACCTGGAAAAGCTGCAAAAGTTGAGCCATTTTATACCCATTTATCTGCTCAGTTTTTGAAGATTGGAGGTGTTTTTAGTGAAAGCCTGAGCATTGACGAATCAATGGTACCATATTATGGTCATCATAGCTGCAAAATGTTCATTCGAGGAAAACCAATTCGATTTGGATACAAAATATGGatgatgtgcagtccagatggtTTTCCATTTTCAATGCAGATTTATACAGGTGCCAAATATCAGCCAGAAGAATCAGGCACTGATAAAACTGAAAAAGTTCCACTTGGTACAAGAGTAATTTCGGATTTGATTTCAGTCATTCAAGAGCCAAGAAATCATTGCCTTTTCTTTGATAATTTCTTCACATCACACAACTTGATGGTGGAACTGAAAGAAAAGGGATTTCGAGCAATTGGCACTGTCAGAGAAAACAGAACTGGGAAATGTCCCCTAATGGCACCTAAAGAACTGCGCAAGAAAGATTGTGGGGAATTTGATTATCGTGGTGATGGAGACATCATCTGTGTCCGCTGGAATGACAGCAGTGTGGTCACAGTCATGTCCAACTGGATGAAGCCATTTCCACTTCAAAAAGCCAGCCGCTATtctctcaaagaaaagaaaaaagttctaaTAAAGCAACCAAAAATAATTGGTGCTTACAATCAAGGCATGGGTGGTGTTGATCTACTTGACCGGCTTTTATCAGCTTACCGCCCAACACTTCGCTCCAAAAAGTGGTGgtggaatttattttcaaatggctTGAACATGGCTGTTGTGGCAGCTTGGAAAATTCACTGCCATCTGCTTGGAAAAGAAGCAAtgagccacttggacttcctACGTGAAGTATCTACCGTAGCAATGAAATGTGGCCTTTCAAGCTACCGCATCCGGAAAGGAGGTCCTACAGCATCCATAAGTGCTGATGTAAAGGCATCACAGCCTCACTTCTTGTCCACAACTTCCCAAGGCCGATGTGCTGTCTGCtccaaaaatactaaaaagtggTGTAAATTTTGTGGTAAAcgtttacatgaaaaatgttttccagattatcatgcttga